In Biomphalaria glabrata chromosome 8, xgBioGlab47.1, whole genome shotgun sequence, the genomic window CGTTCCACAGTACGGTTTTTACTTTGTACCATGTTCCCCAGTACGGTTCTTACTTTGTACCATGTTCCCCAGTACGGTTCTTACTTTGTACCATGTTCCCCAGTACGGTTCTTACTTTGTACCATGTTCCCCAGTACGGTTCTTACTTTGTACCATGTTCCCCAGTATGGTTCTTACTTTGTACCATGTTCCCCAGTACGGTTCTTACTTTGTACCATGTTCCCCAGTACGGTTCTTACTTTGTACCATGTTCCCCAGTACGGTTTGTTTATCCCTTTCCTAACATGTTGATAGAACTAGTCGTAACAAAAGTCTTCTCTTTTCCTCCTCGTAAGTTTTAATGTATCTAAATTCTAAAACCTGACCCAATCAGCCCAAATAAGCAATGTCTAGACCGAAAGCTACAGAGAAACATTCTGAATGTGCAAGCGTCTAAACAGTCTGACAGTATTAAGCCAAGTATGTAGTTTGTTAATACAATAAGAGAATTGGAATTACTCTTATTGGGGATGAAGGCGGTAAGAGAATAGGAACGTCTCTATTAAGAGGGAAGAACGCGATATGCTCTATGGCCGAACGTATGCTATAAATAGATAAGTAGCAGCGTCTGGCCGGATAGCGGTGGCTCAGGACCACTTTCAGAATGAATAGTGGCTCACTGTCTGAGCTTATTGATTTCTTAAGTCCGagagttcccccccccccttttcaaatgttttagaCGGGTTCAATGTTAGGACCAGGCCTACAAACAAACTGGTGTACAGTCAGTGTATCGGCACGCACTGACATAGAGAAAGTAACAAGTGACGTTTGTTAATTGACTCTCTCGTGTTTAAAAACGAGGTCATGTCGGTCTGTGTCACACCGCCCTTATAGACCGGTACCCGGTACAAGTTTCGTACAAGGGAATAACATACCAACCAACACAGggaaatgtgtttgttttatttcttcttcattAATACACAGTATagtcaaagtaaagttcccctttcagacctgatgatctaaagggcagatgataaaaagaaaaggtcatctttttctgtggcccacggttaaatagggtgtcatgtggccagcacaacgaccaaccgtctttacctTTCCCATCTAgcgtcagatacccattagagctgggtggactcatagacgtcctaaagatcccaaaataattttttttaaaatcctaggatttgaacccgagatcactggtttggaagccaagtgctttaccactcagccaccgcgtctccatagtattatgtatacCAACTTTTTAATATTTCCTTTAAAATTAAAGCTATACATGCATTAAGTAACTTGATATTACAGACACGGCATGTTGATGTTAGTTTTTGGTCACTTACAAAAAGAAAGGGCTCCCCTTAATTTTCCCCATACTACGACAAGCAAGGCCTATGTCCAGCAAAAAGCACTTTATTGCCCATACTTTGTATTCTAAGTATGTTGAACTAGTACAACACAACCAAGTCAGGTAACAACCATTATTTATAGTATGTGAGAGCGGATATAATACAAGTAGCCGTTGTTTCACTAGATCGATATATCAGTTCGTTCGGGAACATCTTTCACACCAGACCGTTTCATCAAAACCAGCTGTGGGTTCGATTCAGAAAAGTGTGTTTATTTAtggcggcgggggaggggggggggctggacgtCACAGCTGCCCAACTAATTGACTCTGGACACACGCGcaactttttataatttcatcaAATATTGATACAGTGCCACAATGATTCCTGAGTGGTTCTGATACTCCCCCCATCCCCCTTTATTTTTGAGTGTAATCATAAGATCTAGacttccagaaaaaaaaatctttttacccAGCGCTCGgtatttagtgtttttaaattgtatgttgttttatgatacaagagtttaaaaaagtataaaatgaATCTCTATGGAGTACATTGAATAGAACATTTattgtgtgtttgttgttaGCAGCAAGACATTTTGGTCACGGAGTGGCCTTCTGTTTACAATGGCACAAGGGAGGCCAGATCGCTATAGTGGCCCTCTCCTGAAGGGTACATTTGAAATCTGTGCCCCAGAAACCCACACCACTCTTAACATctaactacgccactggagACGTTGGCATTCACGTGAGGTCGGGAACAGAAGGGgttgaggaggggggggggtcgttcCCTTGGCGAAGACTTTTTGTCTAGAATACAGAACGGAAGCCCTAGACTCAGTTACGCCTTTCTCGTGGATCTTACTAACGTCAGTCGCTGTTCTCTCTCCCACCGGTCCTACGGTACACATGCTGCTTCCAGGCCACCCCCACATGAGGGCTGACATTCAGTGGTCGAGATTCCGGAGAGGATGGACTGGATAATCAGTCGAGTATTGAAGTAGGTCATTACATGACTGGTAAAAGGAGAGGGTGGGGGGTGCAGGACGGAGGCACGGGGAACATGAGTTGACCTTCTGTGTCATAATTCACTGAGGGTGCACCAAGAGGGGGGGAGGCGGCACGAGAAGGGGGCTACATGAAAACACGAGACAGGTCACCGGGTCGGGAATACTCTTTATTTgttaatatataatatgtatgaACAAAAcgacacacaaaataaaaaaaaaacttttggggAAATTGCATCGTCAAAGCTGGTCAAAGTTTTGAACACCATAAAAGGAACTGAATTCGGCTAACGAGTTAGTAAAATATAGAGGAGATAGCGTTTAGGTAATACTCAGGAGCCATTGTATCCTCTTTTACAGTCAAATGCACTGCAATAAGATGAACCGTAATTCTTATTATGACTTGTTTGAAGATTTAGATTCCTATTTCGTTACGACTTTTGTCTTATTGTAATAGCTGATTTCCTTCTTTTATCTTTCAACAGAGCAAGAGACAGCTTGGGGCCTAAAAGAAAGGGGAGCTCACCCAAATAGCTCCTAGAATCAGATTGCTCTAAAGTAATTCAGGCGGTTACTTCAAAAGTAATCACTTTTACTAAGAAATGCTACTGGATATCGCCAGGACTTGAAACCTGAATCGTTCGATGCTAACGTCGCTGATGCTGGTACCCTTGATTGTGATGAGGACAGAGATGGCCAGGCTGCCGGAGTGTGCGAGAGTTTGCAAGGGAGAGAACTGACAACaaagggggagaaaaaaaaaacgactggGAAGAGGCGGCTCGCGCAAGCTCTCCCGCCCTCCCTCCCTCCTCCATTGCTTTGAGCCTTTCTCAccctcgtttttttttcatccgtTTTCAAGCAGTAGCtcgcgcccccctcccccctcttccCACCACATCGACACGCGAAACTATTGTAGACTGTGGAGTCTAAAGGAACGCAGGGAGGCAGCTCAAGGCTCGCGTacactttttgtgtgtgtgtgtgttctcttCCCTTCATTCTTCACTCGGTAGCAATAGTTTACTTTCCATCTCGTACCGAGCCTTGGGTCGTGAGCTGTGCCCCCAAGGTGTGAGTGAGGAAGATAATGACCGAGCGTCCAGCGAGCCTAACgatttttttgtctcagaaaaaaaaaaacaccggtCGTCCAGGGGCTCTCCAGTTATTTCCAACGCCAAATCATTAGGCCGTCTGGCTAGTGAAAAGTGTTGTTTTCCTCACAGGAGCTTCACCTCAATTGATTTCAATTCTCAACGATAGTGTACCCTTGTCACATAAATTCAATGCTGGGTACTTTTTCGTGCGGAAGTTATAGCTGATTTGACTGCACATACACATCTTCAACGTTGATTCCAATAATTGGATACCGTATTATTTGTGTTCCCTTTCTGTTTGATTCAAATAACTCTTGGATTACctgttttgttgtgtttttttttttcaagctattGTGAATATTAATTGACAATAGATTAAATAGTGGATGTTTGTTAGTTGATTATTCTGTTCGGAGATTATAAAGAATCGGTATTTTGTTTGTGCATAAATTCACTACagattaaaaaaatctagatctacctggCAATGAGGTTGGAAGgtaatatatctaaatctatgtcATGTGTAATGACTTAGCCGAACTTAGCTCAATTTTTCAACTTCGGAGTGTTATCGTTGATAACCATGATGCTCACTGACCTACTGGCTCTGGCCAGTCGGACTTTTGCCTGGTTGCTGATTGCTACACTCCTGCTTGTAGGAAGCTCCTCAGGCTCAGAGAAGTGCACCTACGATGATGCCCACACCATTGCCAACTGCAGCAACAGCAATTTAACGGACATTCCTTGGAGGCTCCACAAGAGAATCTTGACTTTAGATCTGAGTGGAAACTATTTCCCAGTGCTCAAGTCAAGAAGCTTCATTAGTTTTAACTACATAAGTCACCTGTACCTAAAGAACAACTCCATGCAATCTCTAGAAGATGAAGCACTCCAGGATATGACATACCTCAGCCTTCTTGACCTATCCAACAACCATCTCAGCCAGGTCCCAACATCTGCTCTGAAAAGTGTCTCCCTTTCCCTTACTCAGCTTTACTTATCTGGAAATAGAATCCAGGTCATCCACAAAGGAGCTTTTAAAGACCTCAGAAATCTAAAGATATTGGAACTTAATGGTAACAGTATTACTCGAATAGACATGGGAGGTCTGTCTGGACTATCATCTCTTAATGTACTGAAGTTGCGTCACAATGCCCTGTACACTTTGCCACCTGATGTTTTCAAAGAGTTTAGCTCAACGATTAAGATAATTCAGCTGTATGACAATCGTTGGATGTGCGATTGTAACATGCGATGGCTTAGGACATGGCTCGATAGCACCAACCAAGAGGTATGGAAGGCTGAGGGCTACTTCATCCGTTGTGATGGGCCATCCATAGTGAAAGACAAGCCCTTGGACTCTCTCCCAATGGACGAACTGGCCTGTGAGGTCAAAATGAAGTCCAGCAGCTCTACAGAAAACCTTAAACAGGGGGACAACTCCACATTGGTGTGCAAATACACATCAGTACCTGATGCTGACGCCAAGTGGTTGAAAAATTCAGAAGTCATTGAGCTATCAAAAGACCCCAATAAATACAACATCTCTACAAATATAACAGAAAGGAATCAAGAAATAATCCACACAAGCATGTTAACTATTTTTAACTTTCAATACAGCGACATTGCAAGGTATCAATGTTTTGTTCAAAACATACTTGGTGCCCACAGGACAGAGTATACTGTGACTTTAGAGGGGGTAAACATCAATAGCATCACTCCAGAGCCACCAGGGAGCTTCAAGTCCAGTCCTGGAGTGGACACAAAAAGTATCGTTATAGCTGTAGCAGTGGTGTGT contains:
- the LOC106061464 gene encoding leucine-rich repeat-containing protein 24-like, whose translation is MMLTDLLALASRTFAWLLIATLLLVGSSSGSEKCTYDDAHTIANCSNSNLTDIPWRLHKRILTLDLSGNYFPVLKSRSFISFNYISHLYLKNNSMQSLEDEALQDMTYLSLLDLSNNHLSQVPTSALKSVSLSLTQLYLSGNRIQVIHKGAFKDLRNLKILELNGNSITRIDMGGLSGLSSLNVLKLRHNALYTLPPDVFKEFSSTIKIIQLYDNRWMCDCNMRWLRTWLDSTNQEVWKAEGYFIRCDGPSIVKDKPLDSLPMDELACEVKMKSSSSTENLKQGDNSTLVCKYTSVPDADAKWLKNSEVIELSKDPNKYNISTNITERNQEIIHTSMLTIFNFQYSDIARYQCFVQNILGAHRTEYTVTLEGVNINSITPEPPGSFKSSPGVDTKSIVIAVAVVCGIILFVVIGILIFCTVNRIQRRKMDKQNQIAENLKQHFMNNSEISNGDIAGQNETKLSNKLTEDKLDGNQEDDRSTSNNTNDSTMTAVKRPLDLDDTEPLYIFQQPGSPFNNGNTYVSFGSELTDPDMMPTQPPQYSIASAPRYESSHAGSATPLLDRYTPSVYDSSEPDYAQYPVYDSVTKSLHHPVNEGIYGGSLRMGSTSSYASTPIRDGNKRLSSFNYPPNINGTMPIGSTRSIVALMPRYADQNGDSSPRSDFHRYTPQTNDYRDYRDMRYPATTPPPHRMTYATPKSMSVGNLGFAPISTGPRKPPRMFQSREYMELTPQESHLDYITSPEAQQYSQNYGITPGTPV